One part of the Thermococcus litoralis DSM 5473 genome encodes these proteins:
- a CDS encoding cyclase family protein, protein MIVDLTLELSEETPIYPGDPRVEVKRWATIEKDGYYMNALFLGEHSGTHVDAPAHFIAYGETIDQVPLEEFIGKGVVVDVSHLQGNIEPGDIKMVEEMVFFYTGGKDIYLSEEGARYLVEKGIKAVGIDNPTIGGFEVHKILLSNEILIFENLANLEKLIGKEFTFFGVPLKIKNGSGSPVRAFALL, encoded by the coding sequence ATGATAGTTGATTTAACCCTTGAACTCAGCGAAGAGACTCCCATATATCCGGGCGACCCGAGGGTTGAGGTGAAAAGATGGGCTACTATCGAGAAGGACGGCTATTATATGAACGCCCTCTTTCTTGGGGAGCACAGCGGGACGCACGTTGACGCTCCGGCGCATTTCATTGCTTACGGAGAGACAATAGATCAAGTGCCGCTGGAGGAGTTCATTGGGAAGGGAGTAGTTGTTGACGTTTCTCACCTACAGGGAAACATAGAGCCCGGAGACATAAAAATGGTAGAAGAGATGGTCTTCTTCTACACTGGAGGAAAAGACATTTACCTTAGTGAAGAGGGAGCAAGATATCTGGTGGAAAAGGGCATTAAAGCCGTAGGAATCGACAATCCAACCATAGGGGGCTTTGAAGTGCATAAAATTCTGCTCTCCAATGAAATTCTCATTTTCGAGAATTTGGCTAACCTCGAAAAACTCATTGGAAAAGAGTTTACTTTCTTTGGAGTTCCCTTAAAAATCAAAAACGGTTCAGGAAGTCCCGTTAGAGCTTTTGCACTCCTTTAG
- the gcvT gene encoding glycine cleavage system aminomethyltransferase GcvT — MKRVHIFDWHKEHAKKVEEFAGWEMPIWYSSIKEEHLAVRNGVGVFDVSHMGEIFFRGKDALKFLQYVTTNDISKPPAISGTYSLVLNERGAVKDETLVFNMGNDTYMMICDSDAFEKLYAWFTSIKGAIEQYTKLDLEIENKTYDMAMFSVQGPKARDLAMDLFGIDINQLWWFQAKEVELDGIKMLLSRSGYTGENGFEVYFEDANPYHPNPEKRGKPEKALYVWEKILKAGQKYGIKPAGLGARDTLRLEAGYTLYGNETKELQLLSTDIDEVTPLQANLEFAIFWDKEFIGKEALLKQKERGLPSKMVHFKMVDKGIPRAGYKVYADGKGIGEVTSGTLSPLLGIGIGIAFVKPEYAKPGIEIEIDIRGQKKKALTVAPPFYDPKKYGAFREE, encoded by the coding sequence ATGAAGAGGGTGCACATTTTTGACTGGCACAAGGAGCATGCAAAGAAAGTTGAAGAGTTTGCAGGCTGGGAAATGCCCATCTGGTACTCGAGCATAAAAGAGGAACACCTTGCCGTTAGGAATGGAGTCGGAGTTTTTGATGTTTCCCATATGGGAGAAATCTTCTTTAGAGGGAAGGATGCGCTCAAGTTCCTTCAATACGTGACCACAAACGACATTTCCAAACCTCCTGCAATAAGCGGAACCTACAGCTTGGTCCTCAACGAAAGGGGAGCGGTGAAAGATGAGACCCTAGTGTTCAACATGGGAAACGACACTTACATGATGATCTGCGACAGCGATGCCTTTGAAAAGCTCTACGCATGGTTCACCTCAATTAAAGGGGCAATTGAGCAGTATACAAAGCTCGATTTGGAGATAGAGAACAAAACCTATGATATGGCAATGTTCTCGGTTCAAGGGCCAAAAGCAAGAGACCTTGCCATGGATCTCTTTGGAATTGACATCAATCAGCTCTGGTGGTTCCAGGCTAAGGAAGTCGAGCTCGATGGGATTAAGATGCTCCTCTCAAGAAGTGGCTACACTGGAGAAAACGGCTTTGAGGTTTACTTTGAGGATGCAAATCCATATCATCCAAACCCGGAGAAGAGAGGAAAGCCAGAGAAAGCCCTATACGTATGGGAGAAGATACTTAAGGCTGGACAAAAGTACGGCATAAAGCCCGCTGGACTTGGTGCTAGGGATACCCTAAGGCTTGAGGCAGGTTATACCCTCTATGGCAACGAAACAAAGGAGCTCCAGCTTTTGAGCACTGACATCGATGAGGTAACTCCTCTCCAGGCAAACCTTGAGTTTGCAATCTTCTGGGACAAGGAGTTCATAGGTAAGGAGGCACTGCTCAAGCAGAAGGAAAGAGGCCTTCCAAGCAAGATGGTGCACTTCAAGATGGTGGACAAGGGCATTCCAAGGGCAGGGTACAAGGTATACGCAGACGGCAAGGGGATTGGAGAAGTTACAAGCGGAACGCTCTCACCTCTATTGGGGATCGGCATAGGTATAGCATTCGTTAAGCCAGAGTATGCAAAGCCCGGAATAGAGATAGAGATCGACATAAGAGGGCAAAAGAAGAAGGCGCTAACCGTTGCTCCACCTTTCTACGACCCCAAGAAATATGGAGCATTTAGGGAAGAGTGA
- a CDS encoding universal stress protein, with translation MFEKVLFPTDFSEVSMHALRECIPQLFEVGAKKLYLVHIVDITATDIEAIELMKIDEEELNKLAEEMKAKGIDVEPIVKIGIPSLEIAEIAQENNVDLIVVPSKGENILRQMLLGSTASNLVRATKKPVLVVKYEWDEEEEKIKCLSNCKEIFKRPLIALDFSECSEKVVNAAKMFEELIEEAVIIHVVDYGKPEDLEKNIENAKAKLAEFAKMFSVPVKTEVLTGIASHSILGTALAKDSSIIVMGKKGRSVLKDLLLGSTAERVVRDSKLPVLLVPCE, from the coding sequence ATGTTTGAAAAGGTGCTCTTTCCAACGGACTTCTCTGAGGTCTCTATGCACGCCCTTAGAGAGTGCATTCCCCAGCTGTTTGAAGTCGGTGCTAAGAAGCTCTATCTAGTTCATATAGTTGATATCACAGCTACGGATATAGAGGCAATAGAGCTTATGAAAATAGACGAGGAGGAGCTAAATAAGCTTGCCGAGGAAATGAAGGCAAAGGGAATTGACGTTGAACCAATCGTGAAAATTGGAATACCCTCATTGGAAATAGCTGAAATAGCTCAGGAGAACAATGTGGATTTGATTGTTGTGCCGTCTAAAGGTGAAAACATCCTCAGGCAAATGCTCCTAGGCAGCACTGCCTCAAACCTTGTTAGGGCAACTAAAAAACCTGTCTTGGTTGTAAAATACGAATGGGATGAGGAAGAGGAGAAAATTAAATGTCTCTCAAATTGTAAAGAGATTTTCAAGAGGCCCTTGATTGCTTTGGACTTTTCTGAATGTTCTGAAAAAGTTGTAAATGCGGCAAAGATGTTTGAGGAGCTAATCGAAGAAGCTGTTATTATTCACGTAGTGGATTATGGAAAGCCAGAAGACCTTGAAAAGAACATTGAAAACGCAAAGGCAAAACTGGCAGAATTTGCGAAGATGTTTAGCGTTCCGGTAAAAACTGAGGTGCTCACGGGAATAGCCTCGCATTCTATATTGGGCACTGCCCTGGCCAAAGATTCTTCGATCATAGTTATGGGCAAGAAGGGTAGGAGCGTTCTAAAAGACCTCCTTCTTGGAAGCACGGCAGAAAGGGTGGTTAGGGACTCAAAGCTCCCTGTCCTTTTAGTGCCGTGTGAATAA
- a CDS encoding creatininase family protein produces MRMERLTWEEFEMAKAKASAILLPVGSVEAHGKHLPLGTDVFAPLEIARRVEKKLKDKGIEILIAPPIWYGHSFVLNVYPGTINVRADSLRRYVRDVMSEFAEEGFKKIILLNGHGGNVYPLIEASEEVAESYDVGIILINWWMDFRKEILEICSSQGHAGEDETSVMLAIAPELVKMEKAKGEKRSTPVRVIRRDVGLELFPDGVNDNPQGATREKGEKILEVVSDKIAKILEGML; encoded by the coding sequence ATGAGAATGGAGAGGCTGACATGGGAAGAATTTGAAATGGCAAAAGCCAAAGCATCCGCTATTCTTCTCCCCGTGGGCAGTGTCGAAGCTCATGGAAAGCACTTACCTTTAGGCACTGATGTCTTTGCCCCCCTTGAAATTGCAAGGAGAGTTGAAAAAAAGCTGAAGGATAAAGGAATAGAAATCCTGATAGCGCCTCCGATCTGGTATGGACACAGCTTTGTGCTGAACGTTTACCCCGGGACGATAAACGTGAGGGCAGATAGTCTGAGGAGATACGTTAGGGATGTGATGAGTGAGTTCGCAGAGGAGGGTTTTAAAAAGATAATCCTCTTAAACGGGCACGGCGGAAACGTTTATCCGCTCATAGAGGCGAGTGAAGAAGTTGCAGAGAGCTACGACGTCGGGATTATCCTAATAAACTGGTGGATGGACTTCAGAAAAGAGATACTTGAAATATGCTCTTCCCAAGGGCACGCAGGAGAAGATGAGACCTCAGTAATGCTTGCAATAGCACCGGAACTCGTCAAAATGGAGAAAGCAAAGGGCGAAAAGAGAAGTACGCCGGTTAGAGTAATAAGAAGAGATGTAGGGCTTGAGCTTTTCCCAGACGGAGTCAATGATAATCCGCAAGGAGCAACAAGAGAAAAGGGAGAAAAGATTTTGGAGGTAGTTAGTGATAAAATAGCAAAAATCCTGGAAGGAATGTTATGA
- a CDS encoding glycosyltransferase family 4 protein has protein sequence MKVALVSDWYYPKIGGVAAHMHNLAIKLRKRGHEVAIVTNNRTTGKEEDLERYGIELIKIPGIVSPILDVNLTYGLKSSEELNEFLKDFDVIHSHHAFTPLALKAVKAGRAMGKATLLTTHSISFAHESKLWEALGFTIPLFTSYLKYPHRIIAVSKAAKAFIEHFTSVPISIVPNGVDDKRFFPAKNREEIKAKFGLEGNIVLYVSRMSYRKGPHVLLNAFSKIEDATLVMAGSGEMLPFLKAQAKFLGIEDRVVFMGYVPDDVLPEVFRMADVFVLPSVSSEAFGIVVLEAMASGVPVVATDVGGIPEVVKENEAGLLVPPGNELELREAIQKLLNDEELRKQYGSKGRKAVEEKYSWDKVVVEIEKIYEEILSNIQRGNS, from the coding sequence ATGAAGGTAGCATTGGTCAGTGACTGGTATTATCCCAAAATTGGGGGAGTAGCGGCCCATATGCACAATTTGGCCATAAAGCTCAGAAAAAGAGGGCATGAAGTAGCGATAGTTACAAACAACAGAACCACCGGAAAAGAAGAGGATCTTGAGAGATATGGAATAGAACTTATAAAAATTCCCGGGATTGTGAGCCCTATTTTGGATGTAAACTTAACATATGGGCTAAAGTCCTCAGAAGAGCTCAACGAATTTCTAAAGGACTTTGATGTAATTCACTCTCACCACGCATTTACCCCCCTCGCTTTAAAAGCAGTTAAGGCCGGAAGGGCAATGGGAAAAGCCACTCTGCTCACAACACACAGCATCTCTTTTGCCCATGAATCGAAGCTCTGGGAGGCCTTAGGATTCACAATTCCTCTTTTCACAAGCTATCTAAAGTATCCCCACCGAATAATAGCGGTGAGCAAGGCTGCAAAGGCTTTTATAGAGCATTTTACTTCAGTTCCAATCTCAATAGTGCCCAATGGGGTTGATGATAAACGTTTCTTCCCTGCGAAGAATAGGGAAGAGATAAAAGCCAAGTTCGGACTTGAGGGCAATATAGTGCTCTATGTGAGCAGAATGAGCTACCGCAAGGGGCCCCACGTGCTTTTGAACGCCTTTTCCAAAATAGAAGATGCCACCCTTGTAATGGCAGGGAGTGGAGAAATGCTCCCCTTCCTAAAAGCCCAAGCCAAGTTCTTGGGGATAGAAGACAGGGTTGTATTTATGGGATATGTGCCGGATGACGTCCTTCCAGAGGTTTTTAGAATGGCAGATGTATTTGTACTACCATCAGTATCTTCGGAAGCATTTGGCATAGTTGTCCTTGAAGCCATGGCTTCTGGAGTACCAGTTGTAGCTACAGACGTCGGTGGGATACCCGAAGTAGTTAAAGAAAATGAAGCCGGCCTTCTTGTACCTCCAGGAAATGAACTTGAGCTGAGAGAGGCAATCCAGAAGCTTTTGAACGATGAAGAGCTAAGAAAGCAGTATGGAAGCAAGGGAAGAAAGGCTGTTGAGGAAAAGTATTCCTGGGATAAGGTCGTTGTGGAAATAGAAAAGATTTATGAGGAAATTCTCTCAAATATCCAGAGGGGAAATTCATGA
- a CDS encoding lysylphosphatidylglycerol synthase transmembrane domain-containing protein → MNKKRIFALIALLISLAYLYKSINLIELELALKTSSHEYLLVAFMLSVFTIILSSLRWYLFLREVQETSFRKTLRAFLSGYYLMTILPPSVGHIAKVKLVGGDYFKALSSLLIGLSTELVVVFLFALIFIGFLKIGILGLIIILVALIYEKGIYKALDSLLGFWEIFGLKGLVSTLRGYLERIHKGWSGAKENKAIFLLSFLLSVVIILLQVYGIIVVGKAFNLEISMKQALYGFLMSVLFASVSGIPAGFGANEFGLVLGIGTSTKATVTAFIYKFLFQYVYSILGAVLFYGALDEGGEHEGSIGQ, encoded by the coding sequence ATGAACAAAAAACGGATATTTGCTCTAATTGCACTTTTAATTTCACTTGCGTATCTATACAAGAGCATTAACCTTATCGAGCTTGAATTAGCCCTAAAAACTTCATCCCATGAGTACCTTCTTGTGGCTTTTATGCTTTCTGTTTTTACCATTATCTTATCTTCTCTTAGGTGGTATCTGTTCTTAAGAGAGGTTCAGGAAACGAGCTTCAGGAAAACTCTAAGAGCCTTTTTAAGTGGATATTATCTAATGACAATTCTCCCACCAAGTGTGGGGCATATTGCAAAAGTCAAGCTCGTTGGGGGTGATTACTTCAAAGCCCTCTCTTCTCTCCTAATTGGACTGAGCACAGAACTGGTAGTGGTCTTTTTATTTGCCCTCATTTTTATCGGCTTCTTGAAGATTGGAATCCTCGGATTAATCATTATCTTGGTTGCCCTAATCTATGAAAAGGGCATTTACAAAGCTCTTGATTCTTTATTGGGTTTTTGGGAGATTTTTGGATTAAAAGGATTGGTGTCAACCCTTAGGGGTTATTTGGAGAGAATACATAAGGGATGGAGCGGAGCAAAGGAAAACAAGGCGATTTTTCTACTCTCGTTTTTGCTTTCTGTGGTGATAATTCTCCTTCAGGTCTATGGAATCATCGTAGTTGGAAAGGCATTTAATTTGGAAATTTCAATGAAACAGGCTTTATATGGGTTTTTAATGAGCGTGCTCTTTGCTTCGGTTAGCGGTATTCCAGCGGGATTTGGGGCAAACGAGTTTGGACTTGTTCTTGGAATCGGCACCTCAACAAAAGCTACTGTAACGGCTTTTATTTATAAATTCCTCTTTCAGTACGTATACTCAATATTGGGTGCAGTTCTGTTTTATGGAGCATTAGATGAAGGTGGTGAACATGAAGGTAGCATTGGTCAGTGA
- a CDS encoding UbiA prenyltransferase family protein, with the protein MLKAVIKNTRIVDGKSFIGMGLLGLLMNFRHNPDFKGAIILVISLILYVAYAFAINNCFDVDTDLKNPQKRNKNPVASGELSFRMGIISSALIAALGVLFAFFLSYREFMIYILMLLLATFYSAPPRLKAKPIVDVVSHGIFFGAMPFIYGAYFDGILTKYEIAIAIALLLYSFAMELRNHLEDYESDLKANLKTTPIVIGKKLSEKLILAFSGLSIALLLTLLNIPFGALGIAIVGVRASYRLFDVVVVFLLLFHALKALLGV; encoded by the coding sequence ATGCTAAAGGCCGTAATAAAAAACACCAGGATAGTCGATGGTAAATCGTTCATAGGAATGGGCCTGCTCGGCTTGTTAATGAACTTTAGGCATAATCCCGATTTCAAAGGTGCTATTATACTTGTAATTTCATTAATATTATATGTTGCATACGCATTTGCCATAAACAATTGTTTCGATGTTGACACCGATTTAAAAAATCCCCAAAAGAGGAACAAAAACCCAGTGGCAAGTGGGGAACTTAGCTTTAGGATGGGTATTATCTCTTCAGCCCTAATTGCAGCTCTGGGAGTGTTATTTGCGTTTTTCCTTAGTTATAGAGAGTTCATGATCTACATTTTAATGTTGTTGTTGGCTACTTTTTACTCAGCACCGCCGAGACTTAAAGCAAAGCCCATCGTAGATGTAGTATCACACGGGATATTTTTCGGAGCAATGCCCTTCATTTATGGTGCATACTTCGATGGGATTTTAACAAAGTATGAAATTGCAATAGCGATAGCTCTTCTTCTGTATTCATTCGCAATGGAGCTCAGAAACCATCTTGAGGACTATGAAAGCGATTTAAAAGCAAATTTAAAGACTACTCCAATTGTCATTGGCAAGAAATTATCTGAGAAGCTTATATTGGCGTTTTCGGGTCTTTCAATAGCTCTCCTCTTAACACTTCTCAACATCCCCTTTGGAGCCCTTGGGATAGCGATTGTAGGAGTTAGGGCGAGTTATAGACTCTTTGATGTTGTTGTCGTTTTTCTGCTACTCTTTCATGCTTTGAAAGCATTGCTGGGTGTATAG
- a CDS encoding helix-turn-helix domain-containing protein: MEMEELLRAFTKTLEKFELTSSEIKIYSLLLKEQLTPRQIAKKLDLSERIVREKLKHLLELGLVEREMVNRGWLGYIYKAKAPKEALNSILSKMEEFMENFQKEAKKVL; encoded by the coding sequence ATGGAAATGGAGGAGCTATTGAGAGCGTTCACAAAAACCCTTGAAAAATTCGAGCTTACAAGCTCGGAGATTAAAATATATTCCCTTCTCTTAAAGGAGCAGCTAACGCCAAGACAGATTGCAAAAAAGCTTGATTTATCCGAGAGAATTGTCAGGGAAAAGCTCAAGCACCTTCTTGAACTTGGACTGGTGGAGAGGGAGATGGTAAACAGAGGATGGCTCGGTTATATCTACAAAGCCAAAGCACCAAAAGAAGCCTTAAATTCCATTCTCTCCAAAATGGAAGAATTTATGGAAAATTTCCAAAAAGAAGCAAAAAAAGTACTCTAA
- the speE gene encoding polyamine aminopropyltransferase, with protein sequence MEFIEWYPKGYGVGFKVVSKITEVESEYQKIELYETEGFGKLLVIDGTVQLVEHGERSYHEPLVHPVMLAHPNPKKVLVIGGGDGGTLREVLEHKTVEKAVMVEIDEKVVEISMKYLKIDGGLLERALKGEEPRAELIIGDGVEYMKSHKDHFDVIIVDSTDPVGPAKLLFSEEFYRNAYEALGEKGLYITQAGSVYLFTDELLDAYKNMKKVFDRVYYFSFPVIGYASPWSFLVGVKGDVDFTKIDLDRAKDLNLQYYDPERHETLFQMPKYVRELLEGKA encoded by the coding sequence ATGGAATTCATCGAGTGGTATCCCAAGGGATATGGCGTGGGATTTAAAGTTGTTTCAAAAATAACTGAAGTAGAGAGCGAATATCAGAAGATAGAGCTTTATGAGACTGAGGGTTTTGGAAAACTTCTTGTAATTGATGGTACCGTTCAGCTCGTTGAACATGGTGAGAGAAGTTATCACGAGCCATTGGTTCACCCTGTCATGCTCGCTCATCCAAATCCAAAGAAAGTTCTTGTCATAGGAGGGGGAGATGGGGGAACTTTAAGGGAAGTGCTTGAGCACAAGACCGTTGAAAAGGCAGTTATGGTGGAGATAGACGAGAAGGTTGTTGAGATTTCAATGAAATACTTGAAAATCGATGGAGGGCTTCTAGAGAGAGCTCTCAAAGGAGAAGAGCCGAGAGCGGAGCTCATAATAGGAGACGGCGTCGAATACATGAAGAGCCACAAAGATCACTTTGACGTCATAATCGTGGACTCAACGGACCCCGTTGGCCCTGCAAAGTTGCTGTTCAGTGAAGAGTTCTATAGAAATGCGTACGAAGCTCTGGGAGAAAAAGGTTTGTATATTACACAAGCTGGAAGCGTTTACCTCTTCACAGACGAGCTGCTTGATGCCTACAAAAACATGAAGAAGGTCTTTGACAGGGTTTACTACTTCAGCTTCCCCGTGATAGGCTATGCCTCCCCCTGGAGCTTCCTAGTTGGGGTTAAGGGCGACGTAGATTTCACAAAAATTGATTTAGATAGAGCTAAGGACCTCAACTTGCAGTACTATGATCCAGAAAGGCACGAAACTCTGTTCCAGATGCCGAAGTACGTTAGAGAACTCCTTGAGGGCAAAGCCTGA
- the speD gene encoding adenosylmethionine decarboxylase translates to MAQVVETPIGMHVVLDLYECDPEILDDMEKIEEILTKAAEVANATIIDKRFHKFSPQGVSGVVVVSESHIAIHTWPEHGYAAVDVYTCGDHTMPLKASEYIIKELKCKKPTVVKLDRGLLFKE, encoded by the coding sequence ATGGCTCAAGTAGTCGAAACCCCAATAGGGATGCACGTTGTTTTGGATCTCTACGAATGCGATCCCGAGATACTGGACGATATGGAGAAAATAGAAGAGATACTCACCAAGGCTGCTGAAGTAGCGAATGCGACTATTATTGATAAACGCTTCCACAAGTTTTCTCCTCAAGGCGTTTCTGGTGTGGTTGTCGTTTCTGAGAGCCATATAGCAATTCACACATGGCCTGAGCATGGCTATGCTGCCGTTGATGTTTACACGTGCGGGGATCATACGATGCCCCTTAAGGCGAGTGAGTATATTATCAAAGAATTAAAATGCAAAAAACCAACTGTTGTAAAGCTCGATAGGGGGCTTCTCTTTAAGGAGTGA
- a CDS encoding pyruvoyl-dependent arginine decarboxylase, producing the protein MSWTTPKKAILLAASAEGGTKLNAFDNALLKMGIGNVNLVKLSSVIPAHIEWIDELPKNIPIGMLLPTVYAHIESDEPGSTISAALGVGISEDNTGGLIYEYSGYCTKEEAERMVKKMVEEGFRVRGWKLKEFKAAVAEITVKDKPAAAVAAVVMLPY; encoded by the coding sequence ATGAGCTGGACAACTCCAAAAAAAGCCATTTTACTCGCTGCAAGTGCTGAGGGGGGAACAAAATTAAACGCATTTGATAACGCTTTACTCAAAATGGGGATTGGAAACGTCAACTTGGTAAAGCTCAGCAGTGTCATTCCAGCCCACATCGAGTGGATTGATGAGCTCCCCAAAAATATTCCAATAGGAATGCTCCTCCCCACAGTTTACGCTCACATAGAAAGCGACGAACCAGGATCAACAATTAGCGCTGCTCTTGGTGTGGGGATTAGCGAGGACAACACGGGAGGACTGATCTACGAATACAGCGGCTACTGCACCAAAGAAGAAGCCGAAAGAATGGTAAAGAAAATGGTAGAAGAGGGCTTTAGAGTTAGGGGCTGGAAACTTAAGGAATTCAAAGCTGCCGTTGCCGAGATAACGGTTAAGGATAAACCTGCCGCTGCCGTTGCAGCCGTTGTTATGCTGCCTTATTGA
- a CDS encoding cation:proton antiporter, which produces MEIGVIGYVFIIIAIARLFAEIFEHLGYPGFLGEISAGLLLGAFLTSMPREELNLLAELGIFFLMMYAGLELTPEEVHLGGKKSLPLYILTYALMTFITLPFTDYTISHENLIVGSILSVASAPIVLRLSRFFGGDFLHIALSYAVISEIGALVSLYLLVNFEVYHLTYFGLLVELLKDGLFLGVLLGINYFLNVKHKVLIIRALRNLKSDEAVFGLVMILATSIALASEMIGLHFSIGAFIVGLLLHSDLMGTKQYKRVHTIISGVTYGIFAPIFFAWRGINFETEFSVEVVYFFILVYIIRLLLTMGFTWNKDIRKTIVRASGIASFGVLGLLVGELGYEYGVLSQHLYALASLASILGMFVSTTLGRVLSPKNS; this is translated from the coding sequence GTGGAAATTGGCGTAATTGGGTATGTGTTCATTATAATCGCAATTGCAAGGCTTTTTGCTGAGATATTTGAACACTTAGGATATCCTGGTTTTCTCGGAGAGATCTCAGCAGGGCTACTTTTAGGAGCCTTTCTAACTTCAATGCCCAGGGAAGAGCTAAACCTTCTCGCAGAACTTGGTATATTTTTCCTAATGATGTACGCCGGATTGGAGCTCACTCCGGAGGAAGTTCATCTCGGCGGTAAAAAGAGCCTTCCCCTTTACATCCTGACCTATGCCTTGATGACCTTCATAACCCTCCCTTTCACAGATTATACAATCTCCCATGAGAATCTTATAGTAGGGTCAATACTCTCCGTTGCCTCTGCCCCCATAGTTCTAAGATTGTCCAGATTTTTTGGAGGGGATTTTCTGCATATAGCCCTATCGTATGCAGTAATAAGCGAAATTGGAGCCCTTGTTAGCCTGTATCTCCTAGTTAACTTTGAAGTTTATCACTTAACGTATTTCGGCTTACTTGTTGAACTATTAAAAGATGGGCTGTTCTTAGGAGTCCTCCTTGGAATAAACTATTTCTTAAACGTCAAGCACAAGGTATTGATAATTCGAGCACTCAGGAATTTAAAGAGTGATGAAGCAGTTTTTGGCCTGGTAATGATCCTTGCAACTTCAATAGCACTTGCCAGCGAAATGATCGGACTTCACTTCAGTATTGGCGCCTTTATCGTTGGACTTTTGCTTCACAGCGACTTAATGGGAACCAAGCAGTATAAGAGGGTGCACACAATAATATCCGGTGTAACCTACGGTATTTTTGCCCCAATCTTCTTTGCATGGAGAGGAATAAACTTTGAAACTGAATTTTCAGTGGAAGTGGTTTATTTCTTTATCCTAGTTTATATTATCAGACTCCTCCTGACCATGGGGTTCACCTGGAACAAGGATATTAGAAAAACGATAGTAAGGGCAAGCGGAATAGCGAGCTTTGGAGTTCTTGGACTGCTTGTGGGTGAGCTAGGATACGAATATGGAGTGTTAAGTCAGCACCTCTATGCACTGGCATCTTTGGCCAGTATCTTGGGAATGTTCGTCTCCACGACACTTGGAAGAGTTCTCTCGCCTAAAAATTCCTAG
- a CDS encoding ACT domain-containing protein → MRHYEILRIKENGKIEIPLEWAYEVGLVKDAYFLVEIDTDLNEIHLERIALPGKELVEIELVVKDKPGVLAKITGTLGRHRINILFSEAEEMEQIGLGAIVAVVDVSQMDISKEELIAELQNIEEVMEVSLKEIE, encoded by the coding sequence ATGAGGCACTATGAAATTTTAAGGATTAAGGAGAACGGAAAGATAGAGATACCGCTGGAATGGGCATATGAAGTAGGGCTTGTTAAAGACGCTTACTTCTTAGTGGAAATTGATACCGATCTAAATGAAATTCACCTCGAAAGGATAGCCCTTCCGGGAAAAGAGCTTGTAGAGATTGAACTCGTTGTTAAGGACAAACCGGGGGTTCTGGCTAAAATCACCGGCACTCTTGGGAGGCATAGGATTAACATCCTATTCAGCGAAGCTGAGGAAATGGAGCAAATTGGTCTTGGAGCAATAGTTGCAGTTGTTGATGTAAGTCAGATGGATATAAGCAAAGAAGAGCTTATCGCAGAACTGCAAAATATTGAAGAGGTTATGGAAGTTTCGCTAAAGGAAATTGAATAA